AACTATCTACCTAATAATCCACAAGGGTATCCAGGATATCAACCAAGTTCTCCACCTCCTCCAACTGGCTATTTCACACCGAACTATCTACCTAATAATCCACAGCCTTATCCAAGATATTAACCAAGTTCTCTGCCCCACTAAGCACTTCTACTTGGTTATTGTGGAATATCGGCGTTTTTTTGCCCTAATTCCATAAAAATCAATGCTCCAGACCGTTCTGGCAGTTGTTCCAGCGTAATTTTATAAAATAATTCCGGTTTAAAAGAGGATTTGGGGGTTGACATTTGATTTTAAATTTGTTATGATGGAATTGATAAGGAAGAACTATCATAAAATAATGTAGGTTGGGTTGACACAAGGAAACCCAACATATTCAGGGTAATTTTTGCCGTTACAAAAAATGTAACCAACTCCGCCATAAATTAAAGCAGTGTGAAACTATAAATATACAAATTGCATCAAGTAATTGTATTCTCGGTGTAAGAATATTTTGGTAGCTGTTGATGATTAACAGTTCATCAATAATGAATAAATTTTTGGAGGAGTGCCAGCATAATGTCTATTACTATTTTATCCAATTCTCAGTTTCCAGCCCAGAAAATGGGGAAATTTGGGCAAATATTAGCTTTGAGTATAGTAATGTGTGCGATTTTTATATTACCTGCATCAGCGCAAGAAAAAGAAAAATTATGGCGGACTTTAACCGTGAGTGGAAGAGGAGTAGAAAGGATTTCTACAACTTTAGCTGAAGTTAGTTTAGGAGTAGAAATTCAAGGAAAAACGGCTGAAGATGTGCAAAAAGAAGCCGCTCGCAGATCATCGGCTGTGGTAGCCTTGCTCAAAAAACGCAATGTAGAAAAATTGACAACTACAGGAATTCGCCTCAGCCCAATTTATAGCTACACTAACAATGTCCAGCGTATTACTGGCTATGCTGCTAGTAATACAGTGAGTTTCCGTATTGCTACAGATAAAGCTGGAACATTATTAGATGAAGCCGTGAAAGTTGGCGCGACACAAATCAACGGTGTAAGTTTTATTGCTAGTGATGACGCAATAGCGATCGCCCAAAAACAAGCTTTGAAGAAAGCTACCCAAGATGCACAAGAGCAAGCAGAAGCCGTTCTCAGCAGCTTGGGATTACAACAAAAAGAAATTGTCAGTATTCAAATTAATGGTGCAACTCCACCTCCACCACCCATGCTTTACCGATCTGAAGCTGCTAAGGTAAACCTAGCCGATGCTTCTACTCCCATAGTCGCTGGTGAACAGGAAGTACAAGCATCAGTAACATTGCAAATTAGTTATTAAAAATGTCATTTTCACCAAAAATACCTGTGTAAATTTGAGGACTCATTGACGAACCCTTCTCTTCTTCCTTCTTCCTTCGTGTCCTTCGCTCCTTCGTGGTTCATTAACTCCTGACTCGGTGACTCCTACTTAGTAATTTTCCCCATATAATTCCCCCAAAGTTGGGCTGCTTGGGCGCTGCTACCAGACGTAGGGGAATTATTATCGTTTCCCAGCCAAATGCCAGTTACAAGTTGACGACTAGGAATAAAACCAATAAACCAGAGGTCAACATTATTATTTGTTGTTCCAGTTTTCCCTGCTTCTCCTAAACCAATGGCTGCACTGCGACCTGTACCACTAGTAATGACTCCGCGCATTAAAGTCGTCATTTGATTCGCAACTGCTTTTTTGATCACTTGTTTATTAGCATCTAAATTTTGATCAAAAGAGTAAATAACACGACAGGTTTGTAGATCTTTTAGATCCTTACAATCACTACTGTCGAGAATTCTACTAATAGCATGAGGAGGATTCCACACCCCACGATTACCAATCGCCCCAAAAGCGCCAGTCATTTCTAAAACATTAACGACACTCTGACCTAATATCAAGCCTGGTACTGCCTCAAGCTCAGATTTAATCCCTAAACGCTGCGCCATATCTACGACTTTATTCAAACCAATTTCCTTAGCCACCCGTAAAGCAATGGGGTTTTCTGAAAGTGCCAAACCAGTTGCTATATCTAAACTACCACCAGCACCACTCCGACAGGGTTTATAGGTAAAACCTTGCCAAGTTAAAGGACTGCAAGAATAACTTTTATATGAGGAAATACCTTTTTCAATGGCCGCAGTATAAGCAAAAATTTTAAAGGTAGAACCCGGTTGTCGTTGGGCTTGAACGGTGCGATTGAACTGGCTTTTTCTATAATCAGCACCCCCCACCATGGCCACAATACTCCCAGTTTTCGAGTCAAGAGTCACCATCCCCCCTTGGGAAAAACCAAAGTTTGAGCCATTTTTAGAAATGGAATTTTTTAACTCTGTTTCGGCTTTAGCTTGGATAGCTGGATCTAGTTTGGTTTCAATAATATAGTTGCCTTCTCTGGCAGCGGCTGGCCCTAGTCTTGATGTCAGTTCCTGAAAGACATAATCATAAAAATAGGGAGCAATGGTTTTAGCTTGCCTTTCGCAGACTTTAGGGCTGACTTGGACCGTAGAACGACGGGCGCGGTTAGCTTCCTCTTGGGTGATTTTGCCCATGTCTAGCAGTCGTTTAATGACTCTATTTCGATAATTGGCTGCTCCCAGTTTCCGAGGTCCACTACCACAAAAATCAAAGGCATTGGGAGCAGGTAAAATTGCTACTAAGGTTGCAGCTTCAGCTAGAGTTAATTCTTTGGCTGATTTGTTGAAATAATATTTAGCCGCATCTTCAAAACCAGAAGTATCTGCACCTAAAAATACCCGATTTAAATAAGTTAGTAAAATATCATCTTTGCTGTAAAAAGTTTCTAACTTCAGGGAGACGACAGCTTCTTTTACTTTTCGTCCTAAAGAGTCTTGACTACCTACATATTCACGGAATAAACTCCGAGCTACTTGTTGGGTAACTGTACTTGCCCCCTGTTGGATATCGCCACTACGATTATTAATGAGGACGGCTCGCAATACGCCCAAAGGATCTACACCAAAGTGCCAATAATAACGACTATCCTCAGATGCAACTACAGCAGATGCCAAATAGGGTCCAAAGTCTGATAACTTTTTCAGGTCTGTGTGGGCGATATTGCGAGGTTCACGGAGTGGGGTTGCGCCATCGCCGGCATAAACAACTATAGGGGCTTTAGTGGCTGTAGGTAAGGGTCTGACGGAAAATTTCATCCACTCTACACCTATGGCTAAGGCAACAAGAGCGGTGATACCACCAACACCATAAGCTGTCCAAGTGGCGGCTTTTACATACCAAGCTGGTGGATCAATATATTCCAGACGCACGGAAGCGGCTAGTTCCGGGGGACCTAAGGTAATAACATCACCATGACGCAGTTCTAAAGCATTTATTCGCCTTTTACCCAGATAAATCCCGTTGGTGGAATTTTCATCTTTGATGGTGAAAACGGAGGTGTTTTGGGTGGAATCCCGGGAGAGTGAGAGGTGGATTTGGCTGACAACTTGGTTACGGACGACGATATCACAGGATTTTGAACTCCGTCCAAGAATATAGCGATCGCCTAATAGCGGATATTCTTCTGATTGATTTGTCCCTGCATCATGCACTAATAACTCTGGTACTTTGGCATTGGGTTTAAGCGCCAGCTTGGAAAAATCAACTCTAGCTTGAATAGTATTTAGTGCTTGAGTCACTTGACCAAGTAAGGTTTGTGGCTTTTGAGGAGGTTGGGGAGAACTCATAAACAATTAACAATTAAAAATTCATAAGGAAGTAGGGGATTAACAAATGCAAAAATTAATAATTTAAAAGGCAGACTCTTCTTTTTTATTTTTTAATTTTGCATTTTTAATTACTTGGTGTGTTTTGCCATGAGGCAATTAACAGGCAAACAATGCCAATACTAATAAAAGAATCAGCCATATTAAATACGGCAAAATTAATTAACCGCAAATCAAGGAAGTCAACAACATACCCTAATGCAAATCTATCAATACCATTACCCATTGCTCCACCTAAAATCAAACCATAACCCAATTGCTCCCAAAAACTTAACAATGGTCCCAATAATGCAATGGTTATCAATACTAAACTTACACCCAAAGATAGCCACCGTAACCATTCTACCTTGCCACTTAACAAACTAAAAGCTGCACCTGTATTAGTAACATAAGTAAAATGAAATATCCCCCGTAGTAATGGCAGTGTTTGTCCTAGTCTAAAAGTATGCACTACCCAGTATTTTGTTACTTGGTCTAATAAAAATGCTATCAAAGCAGCAATCCAGAAA
The window above is part of the Dolichospermum sp. DET69 genome. Proteins encoded here:
- a CDS encoding SIMPL domain-containing protein, coding for MSITILSNSQFPAQKMGKFGQILALSIVMCAIFILPASAQEKEKLWRTLTVSGRGVERISTTLAEVSLGVEIQGKTAEDVQKEAARRSSAVVALLKKRNVEKLTTTGIRLSPIYSYTNNVQRITGYAASNTVSFRIATDKAGTLLDEAVKVGATQINGVSFIASDDAIAIAQKQALKKATQDAQEQAEAVLSSLGLQQKEIVSIQINGATPPPPPMLYRSEAAKVNLADASTPIVAGEQEVQASVTLQISY
- a CDS encoding transglycosylase domain-containing protein, encoding MSSPQPPQKPQTLLGQVTQALNTIQARVDFSKLALKPNAKVPELLVHDAGTNQSEEYPLLGDRYILGRSSKSCDIVVRNQVVSQIHLSLSRDSTQNTSVFTIKDENSTNGIYLGKRRINALELRHGDVITLGPPELAASVRLEYIDPPAWYVKAATWTAYGVGGITALVALAIGVEWMKFSVRPLPTATKAPIVVYAGDGATPLREPRNIAHTDLKKLSDFGPYLASAVVASEDSRYYWHFGVDPLGVLRAVLINNRSGDIQQGASTVTQQVARSLFREYVGSQDSLGRKVKEAVVSLKLETFYSKDDILLTYLNRVFLGADTSGFEDAAKYYFNKSAKELTLAEAATLVAILPAPNAFDFCGSGPRKLGAANYRNRVIKRLLDMGKITQEEANRARRSTVQVSPKVCERQAKTIAPYFYDYVFQELTSRLGPAAAREGNYIIETKLDPAIQAKAETELKNSISKNGSNFGFSQGGMVTLDSKTGSIVAMVGGADYRKSQFNRTVQAQRQPGSTFKIFAYTAAIEKGISSYKSYSCSPLTWQGFTYKPCRSGAGGSLDIATGLALSENPIALRVAKEIGLNKVVDMAQRLGIKSELEAVPGLILGQSVVNVLEMTGAFGAIGNRGVWNPPHAISRILDSSDCKDLKDLQTCRVIYSFDQNLDANKQVIKKAVANQMTTLMRGVITSGTGRSAAIGLGEAGKTGTTNNNVDLWFIGFIPSRQLVTGIWLGNDNNSPTSGSSAQAAQLWGNYMGKITK
- a CDS encoding lipoprotein signal peptidase yields the protein MGIKNRFFWIAALIAFLLDQVTKYWVVHTFRLGQTLPLLRGIFHFTYVTNTGAAFSLLSGKVEWLRWLSLGVSLVLITIALLGPLLSFWEQLGYGLILGGAMGNGIDRFALGYVVDFLDLRLINFAVFNMADSFISIGIVCLLIASWQNTPSN